The Bacillus sp. Y1 genome has a window encoding:
- a CDS encoding glycoside hydrolase family 68 protein translates to MLNNKKALSAVVLAASVVISGFNGLSAKADETVTTTNWTREQASKIELNQDNTLPYTDISELEKFAPGYHVWDSWPLTDRDGNIASIKGWKVLFALSAPDDVLPGKVHDIATIRYFYSKNGKDWTLGGTLFPEGASLGSREWAGSAMMDDGKIHAFYTATGQRGEVPLTFEQRLAMATGDIVADSEGVRFENWGDHKIILEPDGEHYQTKEQAQQGEGGGYAFRDPMWFKDPKTEKEYILFEGNSGGAVGERTFKQEYAGSTNYTDENPVPTGAVHANANIGIAEVVDGNPSNLKMLPPLLEANYVNEELERPHIIVKDKKYYLFTDSHINKYAEGLQGPEGLYGFVSDTLMGGYEPLNGSGLVMANPPENPYQAYSWLVLPNLNVVGFAHFGDLGNMSIGDVGNQDPEFQFSHFGGTLAPTVKISINGSTTKIEKEFSQGWIKQ, encoded by the coding sequence ATGCTAAATAACAAGAAAGCACTCTCAGCAGTAGTATTAGCAGCAAGTGTGGTTATATCTGGTTTTAACGGCTTATCAGCAAAGGCGGATGAAACCGTGACGACAACGAATTGGACAAGGGAACAGGCTTCAAAAATTGAACTGAATCAAGATAATACCTTGCCATATACGGATATCTCTGAATTGGAAAAATTCGCACCTGGTTATCATGTATGGGATTCATGGCCATTAACCGACCGCGATGGGAATATTGCTTCCATTAAAGGCTGGAAGGTATTGTTTGCTCTATCAGCTCCAGACGATGTACTGCCTGGTAAAGTGCATGACATTGCGACTATTCGTTACTTTTACTCGAAGAACGGAAAGGATTGGACGCTAGGCGGAACACTCTTCCCAGAAGGAGCGTCACTGGGTTCAAGAGAATGGGCAGGATCAGCCATGATGGATGATGGCAAAATTCATGCCTTCTATACAGCAACAGGTCAAAGAGGAGAAGTTCCGCTGACGTTTGAACAGCGACTGGCAATGGCTACAGGTGATATCGTAGCTGACAGCGAGGGTGTTCGTTTTGAAAACTGGGGAGATCACAAGATCATCCTAGAACCAGATGGAGAACACTACCAAACGAAGGAGCAGGCACAGCAAGGTGAAGGAGGCGGCTATGCTTTCCGTGATCCGATGTGGTTCAAGGATCCAAAGACAGAAAAAGAATACATTCTATTTGAAGGTAATTCAGGTGGTGCAGTAGGGGAACGCACATTCAAGCAGGAATACGCGGGAAGCACGAACTATACCGATGAGAACCCGGTACCTACAGGCGCTGTCCACGCAAATGCCAATATTGGAATTGCAGAGGTCGTGGATGGAAATCCTTCCAATCTGAAGATGCTTCCACCGCTTTTGGAAGCGAATTATGTAAATGAAGAGCTAGAGCGACCACATATCATTGTGAAGGATAAAAAATATTATCTGTTCACCGACAGTCATATCAATAAATATGCTGAAGGACTGCAAGGACCAGAAGGGCTGTATGGATTTGTATCTGATACATTGATGGGTGGATATGAGCCGCTTAATGGCAGTGGATTAGTCATGGCCAATCCTCCAGAAAATCCTTACCAGGCGTATTCATGGCTTGTCCTTCCGAATTTAAATGTCGTAGGATTCGCCCACTTTGGTGATTTAGGTAATATGTCGATTGGCGATGTTGGAAACCAGGATCCTGAGTTCCAGTTCAGCCATTTTGGCGGTACACTAGCTCCGACAGTAAAAATATCAATCAATGGATCTACAACAAAGATCGAGAAAGAATTCAGCCAAGGCTGGATCAAACAATAA
- a CDS encoding glycoside hydrolase family 68 protein, producing the protein MKRKKEKTGKILIATFIGLSSLFTPMISTSVFADENRELFNWTRESVSHLVMNDTNTAPEIDTEDLVEISSDSYIWDTWPLQDKNGHPAVVNGYKIIFALSVPNDVLPGKRHDTAEIVYFYSKDGKSWEPGGQVFEDGVALGSRQWAGSSIVDKDGRLHMFYTATGRKGEEQLSYEQRIAAASAEINTTKGGVTFQDWSEHEVILEPEGEFYQTIEQTGQGEESYAFRDPYFFEDPKTGEEYLLFEANSAGRLEDRFLKDEYIGSAGFGSNHQISEDSKAFNGSIGIAKAVDGDFNNFELLPPLLEANYVNEELERPSVIVNGNDYYLFAKTHSEKFAPGLNAPEGLYGFVSSSLRGAYQPLNESGLVIANPINQPYQAYSWIVMPNGTVASFVNYTNVDGLDIHEIGEQSPEYQIEHFGGMLAPSIKLAITRDQTKIVHEKKQGVFK; encoded by the coding sequence ATGAAAAGAAAAAAAGAGAAAACTGGCAAAATTTTAATAGCGACTTTCATTGGACTTTCGTCTCTATTTACACCTATGATTAGCACAAGCGTTTTTGCCGATGAAAATAGAGAATTATTCAACTGGACTCGTGAAAGTGTAAGCCATTTAGTAATGAATGACACGAATACAGCGCCGGAAATCGATACTGAAGATCTTGTGGAAATCTCATCAGATTCATATATTTGGGATACGTGGCCCCTTCAGGATAAAAATGGACACCCTGCCGTGGTAAATGGATATAAAATCATTTTTGCTTTATCTGTTCCCAATGATGTCCTTCCAGGCAAGCGGCATGATACGGCTGAAATTGTTTACTTCTATTCAAAGGACGGCAAGAGCTGGGAGCCAGGTGGTCAGGTGTTTGAGGATGGCGTCGCATTGGGTTCCAGACAATGGGCAGGCTCTTCGATTGTCGATAAAGATGGTAGACTGCATATGTTCTACACAGCCACAGGTAGAAAAGGTGAAGAGCAATTAAGCTATGAACAGCGAATCGCTGCAGCTTCAGCAGAAATCAATACAACAAAAGGCGGCGTTACTTTTCAGGACTGGTCTGAACATGAAGTCATCCTTGAGCCTGAAGGAGAATTCTATCAGACAATAGAGCAGACAGGTCAAGGAGAGGAATCTTACGCATTCCGTGATCCGTATTTTTTCGAGGATCCAAAGACTGGTGAAGAATATCTACTATTTGAAGCGAATTCAGCTGGCAGATTAGAGGACCGTTTTTTAAAGGATGAATATATTGGTTCAGCGGGCTTTGGCAGCAACCATCAAATCTCCGAGGACTCAAAGGCCTTCAATGGCAGCATTGGTATCGCCAAAGCAGTGGATGGAGATTTTAATAATTTTGAATTGTTGCCTCCATTGCTCGAGGCTAACTATGTAAATGAAGAGCTTGAACGTCCAAGTGTAATAGTAAACGGCAACGACTATTATCTTTTTGCCAAGACACACAGCGAGAAATTCGCTCCGGGTCTTAACGCGCCTGAAGGTTTATATGGATTTGTTTCCAGTTCACTTCGTGGAGCCTATCAGCCACTTAATGAAAGCGGACTAGTTATTGCCAATCCCATCAATCAGCCATATCAAGCTTATTCTTGGATCGTCATGCCGAATGGCACGGTGGCTAGTTTTGTAAATTATACGAATGTGGATGGACTGGACATTCATGAAATTGGTGAGCAATCCCCAGAGTATCAAATCGAGCATTTTGGTGGTATGCTTGCACCATCCATAAAATTAGCCATTACTCGTGATCAGACAAAGATCGTTCATGAGAAGAAGCAGGGAGTATTTAAATAA
- a CDS encoding PTS transporter subunit EIIC, producing MDMQDGQNQPIEIARELVLLLGGKENIAKVTHCTTRLRFELHDDRRVKKAELEALSYVHGTFSRLGLFQIIIGSVAINSVYRSIVELTPAFEPGIKDIKKRRMNPLVQLAKTLSNIFVPIIPAIVASGLLMGLIGMIKVFQWVHPESPIMIMLDIFSSAAFIILPILIGFSAAREFGGSQILGAVIGGILTHPMLLNPSLLGYKVPQYMEILGLDIPLIGYQGTVIPILISVFFMSKMEQGLRKMVPGSLDIFFIPFLVMICIGSVSLLVIGPVSLLIGDWITMALELVYKSGGTVAGFLFGGLYSLIVVTGLHHTLHAVEMELLANPDIGVNFLLPIWSMANIAQGAAGLAVFFRTKNKRIKKIAIPSAFSAFLGIIEPVMFGVNIRLMRPFISAAIGGAMGGSYVVFTHVTANSYGLTGIPMIAIVAPLGSYNLVNYLIGLGISAMTAFIATWILWVKESTEEQK from the coding sequence ATGGACATGCAGGACGGACAGAACCAGCCTATAGAGATTGCACGAGAGCTGGTCTTATTACTAGGCGGAAAAGAAAATATCGCAAAGGTGACTCATTGTACGACTCGGTTACGCTTTGAACTTCACGATGACCGCCGGGTAAAAAAAGCAGAATTAGAGGCATTGTCTTATGTACACGGTACCTTTTCTCGGCTGGGACTTTTTCAGATCATCATCGGGTCCGTAGCAATCAATAGTGTCTACAGGTCTATCGTTGAACTCACTCCTGCTTTTGAACCTGGTATAAAGGATATTAAAAAAAGAAGAATGAACCCGCTTGTGCAACTAGCAAAGACTTTGTCCAATATCTTTGTCCCAATCATCCCAGCCATCGTTGCAAGCGGCCTGTTAATGGGGCTTATAGGTATGATCAAGGTGTTTCAGTGGGTGCACCCAGAAAGCCCGATTATGATCATGCTAGATATCTTTTCGAGCGCAGCCTTCATCATCTTGCCAATTTTAATAGGATTCAGTGCCGCCAGGGAGTTTGGAGGCAGCCAAATATTAGGTGCCGTAATCGGAGGAATCTTGACTCATCCCATGCTGCTGAATCCTTCCTTGCTTGGCTACAAAGTACCGCAATATATGGAAATTTTAGGACTTGATATCCCGCTTATAGGGTATCAGGGAACAGTGATACCGATCCTAATTTCCGTATTCTTCATGAGTAAGATGGAACAGGGTCTGAGAAAAATGGTGCCTGGGTCGTTGGATATATTTTTTATCCCATTTCTAGTAATGATCTGTATTGGGAGTGTCTCACTGTTAGTCATCGGGCCCGTCTCATTATTAATTGGTGATTGGATCACTATGGCTCTGGAACTCGTCTATAAATCAGGGGGCACCGTTGCTGGATTCTTATTTGGCGGTCTCTATTCACTTATCGTGGTAACGGGTCTGCATCATACGTTGCATGCTGTTGAGATGGAACTGCTTGCAAATCCGGACATTGGTGTCAATTTTCTGTTGCCGATTTGGTCAATGGCTAATATTGCTCAAGGAGCTGCAGGACTTGCTGTATTTTTCAGGACGAAAAATAAGAGAATAAAAAAAATTGCGATTCCTTCTGCTTTTTCAGCATTTTTAGGCATTATTGAACCTGTTATGTTCGGTGTGAACATCAGGCTTATGAGACCATTCATTAGTGCTGCTATCGGTGGTGCTATGGGGGGATCGTATGTTGTATTTACTCATGTTACCGCTAATTCATATGGTCTAACTGGAATTCCTATGATTGCCATTGTAGCGCCATTAGGAAGCTATAATTTAGTCAATTATTTGATTGGCCTTGGTATATCTGCCATGACCGCTTTTATTGCTACCTGGATTTTGTGGGTAAAGGAAAGTACAGAAGAACAGAAATGA
- a CDS encoding PRD domain-containing protein, giving the protein MKIKKILNNSAVVVKDKDGEKIVMGEGIGFQKRKNDRVNPSKIDKVFVMEDPNEHQKFEEILQLLPEEHIQLAEEIISYAEKEFGVTINEHVHVAFSDHLSFAIERLTNGISIKNSLLDQIKILYVKEYEIGLWAKELIMKKLGIEIPEDEVGNIAMHMHTARMNIGNMEETIDITTTIQEITRIIENRLHVNIVEDSMSYERLITHLRFSLKSLLSHESKHEYDQQMAAVIKENFKEAFSCAQEVGEFLEIKYRIEYPEAELMYISMHIQRFYNRALLQK; this is encoded by the coding sequence ATGAAAATTAAAAAAATCTTGAATAACAGTGCGGTAGTCGTGAAAGATAAAGACGGCGAAAAGATTGTCATGGGAGAAGGTATAGGGTTTCAGAAGAGAAAGAATGATAGGGTCAACCCGTCAAAAATTGATAAAGTTTTTGTCATGGAAGATCCAAACGAACATCAAAAATTTGAGGAAATACTGCAGCTGCTCCCAGAAGAGCATATCCAGTTGGCTGAAGAAATCATCAGCTATGCGGAAAAGGAATTCGGCGTCACGATCAACGAGCATGTACATGTTGCTTTTTCTGATCATTTATCATTTGCCATTGAACGATTAACCAACGGAATATCGATTAAAAATTCGCTGCTTGACCAGATAAAAATACTATATGTTAAAGAGTACGAAATAGGGCTCTGGGCAAAAGAGCTAATAATGAAGAAACTCGGAATAGAAATTCCCGAAGATGAAGTAGGTAATATTGCTATGCACATGCATACAGCAAGAATGAATATTGGTAACATGGAAGAAACGATTGATATTACGACCACCATTCAAGAAATTACCCGTATCATCGAGAACCGTTTACATGTAAATATTGTCGAAGATTCGATGTCTTATGAACGATTAATCACCCATTTGCGCTTTTCGCTTAAAAGCCTGTTATCTCATGAATCGAAACATGAATATGATCAACAAATGGCAGCCGTCATCAAGGAGAATTTTAAAGAAGCATTTTCCTGTGCCCAAGAAGTTGGCGAGTTTCTAGAAATCAAATACCGTATAGAATATCCAGAGGCAGAACTTATGTATATTAGTATGCATATTCAAAGATTCTATAATCGGGCACTATTGCAAAAATAG
- a CDS encoding NADPH-dependent oxidoreductase yields MNETIELLKNHRSVREFKTGEDVSESQVKTIMEAAMAAPNWINGQQVSVIEVRDSEKKSALANAAGNQQWIEEAPVFLVFCIDFYRAKLAAEKNGHQFQLVDDIEAVIVGSTDVGIALGSAVVAAESMGLGTVPIGGVRRNLQTFIDLLDLPEYVFPVTGLVIGHPRTIPDQKPRLSLKATHHKERYHASIQREVIDEYDQTISTYMGERTNGQDSSNWSSKVAHFYDRGFEQYAKNSSPMLKQQGFTYK; encoded by the coding sequence ATGAATGAAACCATTGAATTATTGAAAAATCATCGTTCAGTAAGGGAATTTAAAACTGGAGAAGATGTGAGTGAATCTCAGGTCAAAACTATTATGGAGGCTGCAATGGCTGCTCCAAATTGGATTAATGGCCAACAAGTGAGTGTTATTGAAGTAAGAGATTCGGAAAAGAAATCAGCATTAGCTAATGCTGCAGGTAACCAACAATGGATTGAAGAGGCACCTGTGTTTTTGGTGTTTTGTATAGATTTTTATCGGGCGAAATTGGCTGCTGAGAAAAACGGACATCAATTTCAACTTGTTGATGATATTGAAGCGGTGATTGTTGGTTCAACAGATGTAGGAATTGCTCTAGGAAGTGCGGTTGTCGCTGCTGAATCGATGGGACTTGGAACCGTTCCGATTGGCGGGGTAAGGAGAAATCTGCAAACCTTTATTGATCTTCTGGATCTGCCAGAGTATGTTTTCCCAGTTACGGGTCTGGTTATCGGTCATCCAAGAACGATTCCGGATCAAAAACCAAGACTGTCTCTGAAGGCAACACACCACAAAGAACGATATCATGCTAGCATCCAAAGGGAAGTCATTGACGAATATGATCAGACCATTTCAACTTATATGGGTGAGCGGACAAATGGTCAGGATTCAAGTAATTGGTCCAGTAAAGTAGCTCATTTTTATGACAGAGGATTTGAGCAATATGCCAAAAACTCAAGTCCTATGTTGAAACAACAAGGATTTACATACAAGTAA
- a CDS encoding DUF1904 family protein: protein MPQLLIKGISVEQVKTISKSLVQELAELCACGTDNFTLEVMNSTFVFDGEEVPGYPFIEVKWFDRGVKIQDEFANLITKQVHSLGIPEVEVAFTTFRESNYYLNGKSFA, encoded by the coding sequence GTGCCACAATTATTAATTAAAGGAATTTCAGTTGAGCAGGTCAAAACCATTAGTAAATCATTGGTCCAAGAATTGGCAGAACTTTGTGCCTGTGGAACAGATAATTTCACGCTGGAAGTTATGAATTCCACATTTGTTTTTGATGGAGAAGAGGTTCCAGGATATCCATTTATTGAAGTAAAATGGTTTGACCGCGGGGTAAAAATACAGGATGAATTTGCAAACCTCATAACGAAACAGGTTCATTCCCTCGGGATTCCAGAAGTAGAAGTTGCTTTTACTACGTTTAGGGAGTCTAATTATTATCTAAATGGCAAGAGTTTTGCTTAA
- a CDS encoding LOG family protein: MKSIAVYCGSSNGASSIYLEESKKLGKELAKRNITLIYGGSSIGLMGAVADSALEMGGKVIGVMPRFLDNREISHKSLSELLVVETMHERKAKMVELADGFIALPGGAGTMEEFFEVYTWAQVGLHKKPIGLLNTNRYYDPLIALLNHMNKEQFLQDQYRSMALIDEHPAGLLDQFRNYESPPVKTY; the protein is encoded by the coding sequence GTGAAATCAATAGCTGTGTATTGCGGATCGAGTAATGGGGCTTCTAGTATTTATCTAGAAGAGTCAAAGAAGCTAGGTAAGGAATTGGCTAAAAGAAATATTACACTTATATACGGTGGGTCGAGTATTGGACTAATGGGTGCGGTTGCTGACTCCGCTTTAGAGATGGGAGGAAAAGTAATCGGCGTCATGCCAAGATTTTTAGATAATCGAGAAATCTCTCATAAAAGCTTATCAGAACTTCTTGTCGTGGAGACGATGCATGAAAGAAAGGCAAAGATGGTCGAGTTAGCCGATGGATTTATTGCTTTGCCAGGTGGTGCTGGGACTATGGAAGAATTCTTTGAAGTTTATACTTGGGCACAGGTAGGACTACATAAAAAGCCAATTGGTCTTCTAAATACAAATAGATATTATGATCCTCTTATAGCCTTACTTAATCATATGAATAAGGAACAGTTCCTACAGGATCAATATCGATCTATGGCACTTATTGATGAGCACCCAGCAGGACTGCTTGATCAGTTTAGGAATTATGAATCACCCCCGGTAAAAACATATTAA
- a CDS encoding NAD(P)/FAD-dependent oxidoreductase encodes MSNYEKLFSPITIQRMTLKNRIVMPPMGTNFAGPNGEITDEHISYYEQRAKGGTGLIILENACLAFPLGSNGTTQLRIDEDRFIPGLYRLTERLHKHGASVAIQINHAGASAVPDRIGGQPVSSSHIPSKTGGAIPRSLDKNEILEIVNQYGKAAKRVVAAGFDAVEIHAGHSYLLCQFLSPVYNKRTDEFGGSYENRARIVRMVIDRIREEVGPFFPISLRFSAEEFVKGGNTLEDTLNILEYLSEGVDIFNVSAALNDTLQFQIDQMNLPDGWRSYMAKAVRDKFNKPTIATGNVRNPQIAESILQNEEADLIGMGRGLIAEPYWVKKVQAGEEEFLRKCISCNIGCAGHRIALNRPIRCTINPDLFHGDEYKEREITRPVNVVVIGGGTAGLEAACTAAEVGCTTILFEQKPYLGGLAREISRLPEKKRIEDFPNYLVKRSERLPNLIPFTNTKADIQLIASYKPDVIVNATGSSPLLPPIKGLHEHIDKPNGKLFSIFGLLKQVDSFKEFIGKKVAVIGGGAVGLDVVEFFAERGAEVTMVERMPLVGKDLDHITRISMMTMLKERKVDVRVNTSLMEVAENHFKVSYEGEESTIDFDYGFVCLGMKAENPILADLQSYFPHIEVLNIGDSWGVRKIMHGVREGRNILTTLEKIGALPTEEIEERIPVFA; translated from the coding sequence ATGTCAAATTATGAAAAGCTTTTTTCACCAATAACGATTCAAAGAATGACGTTGAAAAACCGTATTGTTATGCCTCCAATGGGAACAAATTTTGCAGGGCCGAACGGAGAAATCACAGATGAACATATATCGTATTACGAGCAACGAGCAAAAGGTGGAACAGGATTAATTATTCTTGAAAATGCGTGCTTGGCGTTTCCACTCGGATCAAACGGAACGACACAGCTTCGAATTGATGAAGACCGATTTATTCCAGGCTTATATCGATTAACGGAAAGATTGCATAAGCATGGAGCATCTGTAGCCATTCAGATTAACCATGCTGGAGCTTCAGCGGTACCTGATCGGATTGGTGGTCAGCCGGTGTCATCTTCCCATATTCCATCGAAGACGGGTGGCGCAATTCCGAGATCTCTTGATAAGAATGAGATTTTAGAAATCGTGAATCAGTACGGAAAGGCAGCCAAGAGAGTAGTGGCAGCTGGTTTTGATGCGGTAGAAATCCACGCAGGGCACTCGTATCTTCTTTGCCAATTCTTATCTCCTGTCTACAACAAGCGCACAGATGAGTTTGGTGGAAGTTATGAAAACCGTGCAAGAATCGTTCGAATGGTGATTGACCGTATTCGTGAAGAAGTGGGTCCATTTTTCCCAATCAGCTTACGATTTAGTGCCGAGGAATTTGTAAAGGGTGGCAACACGTTAGAAGATACGTTAAATATCCTGGAGTATCTAAGTGAAGGAGTAGATATTTTTAATGTGTCTGCTGCACTGAACGATACGCTTCAATTCCAAATTGACCAGATGAACCTTCCTGATGGCTGGCGTTCTTATATGGCAAAGGCAGTAAGAGACAAATTCAATAAGCCGACGATCGCAACAGGAAATGTTCGAAATCCACAAATAGCTGAATCAATTTTACAAAATGAAGAAGCCGACTTAATCGGGATGGGACGTGGTTTGATTGCAGAGCCGTACTGGGTCAAGAAGGTTCAGGCAGGTGAGGAAGAGTTTTTAAGAAAATGTATTTCTTGTAATATTGGCTGTGCAGGACATCGTATTGCTTTGAATCGTCCGATTCGCTGTACGATCAACCCGGATTTATTCCATGGTGATGAGTACAAGGAAAGAGAAATCACTAGACCGGTGAATGTAGTGGTCATCGGTGGTGGAACAGCGGGACTTGAAGCGGCTTGTACGGCAGCAGAGGTTGGCTGCACAACGATTCTTTTTGAACAGAAGCCTTATTTAGGTGGATTAGCGAGAGAAATTTCAAGACTACCAGAGAAGAAGAGAATCGAAGACTTCCCTAATTACTTGGTGAAACGAAGTGAAAGATTACCGAACTTGATTCCTTTTACAAACACAAAGGCAGATATACAGCTAATTGCAAGCTATAAGCCGGACGTGATCGTGAATGCTACGGGATCATCGCCTCTTCTACCGCCAATCAAAGGGCTTCACGAGCATATCGATAAGCCAAATGGAAAATTGTTTTCGATTTTCGGGTTATTAAAACAAGTGGATTCCTTTAAAGAGTTCATCGGTAAAAAGGTAGCTGTTATCGGTGGAGGAGCTGTTGGTTTGGATGTCGTTGAATTCTTTGCTGAAAGAGGAGCAGAAGTCACGATGGTTGAGAGAATGCCTCTCGTTGGGAAAGATTTAGACCATATTACACGCATTTCCATGATGACGATGCTAAAAGAAAGAAAAGTAGACGTACGAGTAAATACTTCTCTTATGGAGGTAGCTGAGAATCACTTCAAGGTGTCCTACGAAGGAGAAGAGTCAACAATTGATTTTGATTACGGGTTTGTCTGCTTAGGAATGAAGGCGGAAAATCCAATCCTTGCCGACCTTCAATCGTATTTCCCGCATATTGAAGTACTCAATATTGGCGACAGCTGGGGAGTCCGGAAAATCATGCACGGTGTAAGAGAAGGAAGAAATATCTTAACCACCCTTGAAAAAATCGGAGCGTTACCAACAGAAGAGATTGAAGAAAGAATCCCGGTATTTGCATAA